A window from Planktothrix sp. FACHB-1365 encodes these proteins:
- a CDS encoding HNH endonuclease: MKPTPRIVIPQEVRRYVFLRDNYQCKSCGKTENETQLTIDHIIPLAKGGSNDISNLQTLCSQCNQKKKADFDPRFKRNFTI, from the coding sequence ATGAAACCTACCCCCAGAATTGTCATTCCTCAAGAAGTTAGAAGATATGTATTTTTACGAGATAATTATCAATGTAAAAGCTGTGGGAAAACCGAAAATGAAACCCAACTGACCATTGATCATATTATCCCATTAGCAAAAGGAGGGTCTAACGATATTAGTAATTTACAAACCTTGTGTTCTCAATGTAATCAGAAAAAGAAAGCTGATTTTGATCCGCGTTTCAAGCGAAACTTTACAATTTAA
- a CDS encoding sensor histidine kinase: MNSTNPSEEQLNATDILELVQQEKTATLSHLVSSVVHEINNPLGCIAGNITYIKDYVKDLLNLIELYQEHYPDPVNEIADEIDAIDLEYLMEDVPKLLSAMENGAERLHQISNALRTFGRFESDRQVLFNIHDGIDSVLLMLKSRFKGTKIRSPIEVIKNYGDIPEINCYPGHFNQALSYLINYSINALDEKAKAQPSNPEFKPTITIKTSLTSDSVILSIQDNSLGISEEAQNTIFEALLITKPVEQGTGIGLSVSRQIIEERHQGKIKCQSSLGSGTEFIIELPRASES, from the coding sequence ATGAATTCAACAAACCCGTCAGAAGAACAACTCAATGCGACGGATATTTTAGAATTAGTTCAACAAGAAAAAACAGCTACCTTGAGTCATTTAGTTTCAAGTGTGGTGCATGAAATTAATAATCCTTTAGGCTGTATTGCGGGAAATATTACTTATATTAAAGATTATGTCAAAGATTTATTAAATTTAATTGAACTGTATCAAGAACATTATCCCGATCCTGTTAACGAAATTGCTGATGAAATTGATGCGATTGATTTAGAGTATTTAATGGAAGATGTGCCGAAATTGTTATCGGCGATGGAGAATGGCGCAGAACGGTTACATCAAATTAGTAATGCTTTACGAACGTTTGGGAGATTTGAGAGCGATCGCCAAGTATTATTTAATATTCACGATGGCATTGATAGTGTATTATTAATGTTAAAAAGTAGGTTCAAAGGAACAAAAATCCGATCTCCCATTGAGGTGATTAAAAACTATGGAGACATCCCTGAAATTAACTGTTATCCCGGACATTTTAATCAAGCTTTATCTTATTTAATTAATTATAGCATTAATGCTTTAGATGAAAAAGCAAAAGCTCAACCCTCTAATCCTGAATTTAAACCCACAATCACAATTAAAACCAGCTTAACTTCAGATTCTGTTATTTTATCAATTCAAGATAATAGTTTAGGAATATCGGAAGAGGCTCAAAATACAATTTTTGAAGCGTTATTAATCACAAAACCCGTAGAACAAGGAACTGGAATTGGTTTATCTGTCAGTCGTCAAATTATTGAAGAGCGACATCAAGGTAAAATTAAATGTCAGTCATCGTTAGGAAGTGGAACAGAATTTATCATCGAACTTCCAAGAGCATCGGAGTCTTAA
- a CDS encoding type II toxin-antitoxin system VapC family toxin — translation MSNLFLDTSYIIALETADDINHLRTLNHWQNLIKGTPKLVTTSYIFDEMVTFFNSRNRHHKAVEVGNRLLRSSLVQFIHVDEVLFFDGWQLFQQYNDKSYSLTDCISFVVMTQSNIRTALSFDNHFIQAGFEKLP, via the coding sequence ATGAGTAATTTATTTTTAGATACCAGTTATATTATCGCGTTGGAAACAGCCGATGATATCAATCATCTTCGGACATTAAACCATTGGCAAAATTTGATTAAGGGAACACCAAAATTGGTGACTACATCTTATATTTTTGACGAAATGGTGACATTTTTTAATAGTCGAAATCGTCATCATAAAGCTGTTGAAGTTGGGAATCGCTTACTTCGTAGTTCGTTAGTTCAGTTTATCCATGTTGATGAAGTGCTATTTTTTGATGGATGGCAATTATTTCAACAATATAATGATAAGTCATACTCACTGACTGATTGCATTTCTTTTGTGGTAATGACTCAATCAAATATTCGCACAGCTTTAAGTTTTGACAACCATTTTATTCAAGCTGGTTTTGAAAAGTTGCCTTGA
- a CDS encoding cytotoxic translational repressor of toxin-antitoxin stability system, producing the protein MTLDVRYGRSFIHDLISLEPSAYSKVYHFVFVEFKQIKTLKDLPELKPLGSSAIFYRFTLENYLIGIEVTGQIVKFVRILPKPKI; encoded by the coding sequence GTGACGCTTGATGTCCGCTATGGTCGATCTTTTATTCATGACCTAATAAGCTTAGAACCATCCGCTTATTCTAAGGTCTATCATTTTGTCTTTGTTGAATTTAAACAGATTAAAACTCTCAAAGACTTACCCGAACTTAAGCCATTAGGTTCAAGTGCTATTTTTTATCGCTTTACTTTAGAAAATTATTTAATTGGAATAGAAGTAACCGGTCAAATTGTTAAATTCGTCCGAATTCTACCCAAACCCAAGATTTAG
- a CDS encoding methyl-accepting chemotaxis protein, whose product MFNFRWPGKSQNKFLYLLIASILFPVLAVSSFNIMNSREYLIDSVVRSMKNEEQNSGETLNLFMENFKSDILYLSETPPIQGIIRARENKGIDPEDKSTYANWIDRLTIIFKSFLSNRPYYDQLRYLDEDGNELLRVKVANGQVTVVPRKELKNKSSSDYFRQTLSLKPGQVYVSPINLSRDNDQIEIPHKPIIRYGVPIYNQSGEKRGILVANILIERLFDLADNDNLSSELQQQFFVINQEGYYLRHPLPEKQWGFEFNKNHNFKTDFSQAVVQQVLSGGNGLITDISDSIMTYNTIFPDSVNRKNPFVLVYETPKSVVLKPINQFIQIAVIVTLVIGGFFVFLGIILLKKLVNSILEVVGVVTSFSSQIVSTINEQERITNQQLSSVQETTVTMDELSASSQQSAQQAEGAVFGAQQALIRVEQGTTAIQKALQEMETLKIKVESIAEKIVQLSEQTHQIGSVSDVVGDLSNQTNMLALNAAVEAVRAGEHGKGFAVVASEIRKLSDASQKSSQKINTLVNDIQRMIQTTVVVTEEGTKNVESGVHVAHQTAQVFSDVSKSMEQIVESSQQIALTSKQQAVAIQQVNQAMNNLTRGANETALGVNQIKNGSAKLSDATHNLKEVL is encoded by the coding sequence ATGTTTAACTTTCGATGGCCGGGAAAATCCCAAAACAAGTTTTTATATTTATTGATCGCCAGTATTCTTTTTCCCGTACTTGCTGTCAGTTCATTCAATATTATGAACTCCCGTGAATATTTAATAGATTCCGTTGTTCGCTCCATGAAAAATGAGGAACAAAATAGTGGGGAAACCCTCAATCTTTTTATGGAAAATTTTAAATCTGATATTTTATATTTAAGTGAAACCCCACCTATTCAAGGAATTATTCGTGCTAGGGAGAACAAAGGCATTGATCCTGAAGATAAATCCACCTATGCCAATTGGATAGATCGATTAACAATTATTTTTAAGTCTTTCCTGAGCAATCGACCTTATTATGATCAATTGAGATATTTAGATGAAGACGGAAATGAACTGTTGAGAGTCAAAGTTGCTAATGGTCAAGTTACAGTTGTTCCCCGCAAAGAGTTAAAAAACAAATCTTCATCGGACTACTTTCGACAAACTTTAAGCTTAAAACCGGGGCAAGTTTATGTTTCTCCTATTAACTTAAGTCGAGATAATGATCAAATTGAAATTCCTCATAAACCCATTATTCGCTATGGAGTTCCCATTTATAATCAATCCGGTGAGAAACGAGGAATTTTAGTTGCCAATATTTTAATTGAACGGTTGTTTGATCTCGCTGATAATGATAATTTAAGTTCAGAATTGCAACAACAATTTTTTGTAATCAATCAAGAGGGATATTATTTACGCCACCCCCTTCCCGAAAAACAGTGGGGGTTTGAATTCAATAAAAATCATAATTTTAAAACTGATTTTTCACAAGCTGTTGTTCAGCAAGTGCTATCGGGAGGCAATGGCTTGATTACAGATATTTCCGACTCAATTATGACTTATAATACCATCTTTCCCGATTCAGTTAATCGCAAAAATCCTTTTGTTTTAGTTTATGAAACCCCCAAATCTGTTGTTTTAAAACCCATCAATCAGTTTATTCAGATAGCTGTGATTGTTACTCTTGTGATTGGGGGATTTTTTGTATTTTTAGGAATCATTCTTTTAAAGAAATTAGTCAATTCTATTTTGGAAGTTGTCGGGGTTGTGACTTCCTTCTCCAGTCAGATTGTTTCCACGATTAATGAACAAGAACGGATTACCAATCAACAATTATCTTCCGTTCAAGAAACAACCGTTACAATGGATGAATTAAGTGCTTCCTCTCAACAGTCTGCTCAACAAGCAGAAGGGGCTGTTTTTGGTGCTCAACAAGCCTTAATTCGGGTAGAACAGGGAACAACAGCCATTCAAAAAGCCTTACAAGAAATGGAAACTTTGAAAATCAAAGTAGAATCTATTGCTGAAAAAATTGTGCAGTTAAGTGAACAAACCCATCAAATTGGTAGTGTTTCTGATGTGGTTGGTGATTTATCAAATCAAACCAATATGTTAGCGTTAAATGCCGCCGTTGAAGCGGTACGCGCTGGAGAACATGGAAAGGGATTTGCTGTGGTGGCGTCTGAAATTAGAAAACTCTCCGATGCGAGTCAAAAATCCAGCCAAAAAATTAATACCTTAGTCAATGATATTCAACGGATGATTCAAACAACAGTTGTGGTGACTGAAGAAGGAACAAAAAATGTTGAATCTGGGGTTCATGTGGCTCACCAAACGGCTCAAGTTTTTTCTGATGTGTCAAAATCAATGGAACAAATCGTCGAAAGTAGTCAACAAATTGCCTTAACATCTAAACAGCAAGCTGTCGCCATTCAACAGGTTAATCAAGCTATGAATAATCTCACACGAGGTGCTAATGAAACGGCTCTCGGTGTCAACCAAATTAAAAACGGAAGTGCAAAACTCAGTGATGCAACTCATAATTTAAAAGAAGTGTTATAA
- a CDS encoding ATP-binding protein, producing the protein MKNVEDVLEWADHLIFDQTGEHLTPIQEAILTGVWDRKKYPQIAKDYNCSESHIKKEAAKLWEKLGEDLGEDLKKFNFRSKLEKKYRVSKISHLHDSLLQIDNVICSQFIQNIKNQKPRSQSPPETSQTQNQSTIINLIEAPELTTFYDRTSELTTLKHWILEDHTRLITIYGLSGIGKTALTVKLIEEINTEFDYIIWKSLNNIPTLSTLQTELKQFFSQSQPTPLSTVIDYFRNSRCLVILDDLQDIFKTGELAGQYLPEYEDYSKFFKQIAISPHQSCLILLSWTKPIEIATLEAENRSTQTLNLKGLGEEATEIFREKGLIDQENWLELITMYQGHPRWLKIIASTIIELFNGSVSLFLTEQNDIYIGDLEPNLKSHLERLSESEKRVIHWLATQDQPVNIAQKPANLVLSKPEFMQAIQSLIRRNLIEKVEEGGRSLFLLNPVFKAYIQFHIKATFQNQLE; encoded by the coding sequence ATGAAGAATGTTGAGGATGTGTTAGAGTGGGCAGATCACTTGATTTTTGATCAAACCGGAGAACACCTCACACCGATACAGGAAGCAATATTAACAGGTGTTTGGGACAGAAAAAAATATCCTCAAATTGCTAAAGATTATAATTGTAGTGAGTCTCACATTAAAAAAGAAGCAGCTAAGTTATGGGAAAAGCTGGGTGAAGATTTAGGAGAAGATCTCAAGAAATTTAATTTTCGTTCTAAGTTAGAGAAAAAATATAGAGTTTCTAAGATTTCTCATTTGCATGACTCTTTATTACAAATTGATAATGTTATTTGTAGTCAATTTATACAAAATATTAAAAATCAAAAACCGCGATCGCAATCTCCCCCAGAAACATCCCAAACCCAAAATCAATCAACAATCATTAATTTAATAGAAGCACCAGAATTAACAACCTTTTACGATCGCACCTCAGAATTAACTACCCTCAAACACTGGATATTAGAAGACCATACTCGCTTAATTACGATTTATGGATTAAGTGGAATAGGGAAAACTGCGCTAACGGTTAAGCTGATAGAAGAAATTAATACGGAATTTGATTATATTATCTGGAAAAGTCTTAATAATATTCCTACCCTTTCAACGCTACAAACCGAACTCAAACAATTTTTTTCTCAATCTCAACCAACCCCCTTATCTACAGTTATTGATTATTTTCGTAACTCTCGCTGTTTAGTGATTCTTGATGACTTACAGGATATTTTTAAAACAGGTGAATTAGCAGGTCAATACTTACCCGAATATGAAGATTATAGTAAATTTTTTAAACAAATTGCCATATCTCCCCATCAAAGTTGTTTAATTCTTCTGAGTTGGACAAAACCTATAGAAATCGCTACATTAGAAGCTGAGAATAGATCAACACAAACCTTAAATCTCAAAGGATTAGGAGAAGAAGCAACCGAAATCTTCAGAGAAAAAGGATTAATTGATCAGGAAAATTGGTTAGAATTAATTACAATGTATCAAGGTCATCCTAGGTGGTTAAAGATTATCGCTTCAACAATTATTGAACTCTTTAACGGTAGTGTTTCTTTATTTTTAACTGAACAAAATGATATCTATATAGGGGATTTAGAACCTAATTTAAAATCTCACTTAGAGCGTTTATCGGAATCAGAAAAAAGGGTAATTCATTGGTTAGCGACTCAAGATCAACCCGTCAATATTGCCCAAAAACCTGCTAACCTGGTATTATCAAAACCTGAATTTATGCAAGCAATACAATCCTTAATTCGACGGAATTTAATCGAAAAAGTCGAGGAAGGAGGGCGATCGCTCTTTCTCCTAAATCCAGTATTCAAAGCATATATTCAGTTTCATATCAAGGCAACTTTTCAAAACCAGCTTGAATAA
- a CDS encoding GUN4 domain-containing protein: MGYIIALIFFVLVVYGLLSAYEDEQKRQAEQQRQVEHQEQQKRQAEQQRQQQQQQRQAEQRRQAEQRRQAEEELNRAKHEILLLLDKIEKLLASGKWEEANYETAYIYRNPIIHRALDILNQEDVKTGRFDHRVASEGGRIDQLWVKYSGGRFGFSVQRKLQTEGMSFNDYLNHNGLSVFEWEEIRVRQYEDGSVGEEAKEQYQYHNNSFFDCQRSVLHYKIGWQNIREYNDIIFNLQAPVGHLPFIHIYLDNATLKIDNSYFNFSFVDSSFMRKQRLYLYMNEK, encoded by the coding sequence ATGGGTTATATCATAGCTTTGATCTTTTTCGTGCTCGTGGTGTATGGCTTATTAAGTGCTTATGAGGACGAACAAAAACGGCAGGCAGAACAACAACGTCAGGTAGAACATCAGGAACAACAAAAACGTCAGGCAGAACAACAACGTCAGCAACAACAACAACAACGTCAGGCAGAACAAAGACGTCAGGCAGAACAAAGACGTCAGGCAGAAGAAGAACTAAATCGTGCAAAACATGAAATTTTATTGCTCCTAGATAAAATTGAAAAACTACTAGCATCAGGAAAATGGGAAGAAGCTAATTACGAAACAGCTTATATTTATCGTAACCCAATAATACACAGGGCTTTAGACATACTAAATCAGGAAGACGTAAAAACAGGTCGTTTTGATCACAGAGTAGCAAGTGAAGGTGGTAGAATTGATCAACTATGGGTCAAATATAGTGGTGGTCGCTTTGGATTTAGCGTGCAAAGGAAATTACAAACAGAAGGCATGAGCTTTAACGACTACCTAAATCATAATGGATTATCGGTCTTTGAATGGGAAGAAATCAGGGTACGACAATACGAAGATGGTAGCGTTGGCGAAGAAGCAAAGGAGCAATATCAGTATCATAATAATTCTTTTTTTGACTGTCAAAGGAGTGTTTTGCATTATAAAATCGGTTGGCAGAATATAAGGGAATATAATGACATTATTTTTAACCTCCAAGCACCTGTAGGTCATCTTCCCTTTATACATATCTACCTTGACAATGCAACCCTAAAGATAGACAACTCATACTTCAATTTTTCGTTTGTGGATTCATCGTTCATGCGAAAACAGCGCCTTTATTTATATATGAATGAAAAATAA
- a CDS encoding type II toxin-antitoxin system HicA family toxin, with product MSNIPVLKPQEIVRILENLEFVEVRQKGSHKQFRHEDGRGTTVPFHKGRDISPRLLRQIAIDIGLTVEEMLELR from the coding sequence ATGAGCAATATACCAGTTCTAAAACCACAGGAAATAGTTCGCATACTAGAGAACCTTGAGTTTGTAGAGGTGCGTCAAAAAGGGTCACATAAGCAGTTCCGTCACGAAGATGGACGAGGAACAACTGTTCCTTTTCATAAAGGGCGTGATATATCACCTAGATTACTTCGGCAGATTGCAATTGATATTGGCTTAACAGTTGAGGAAATGTTGGAGTTGCGGTAA
- a CDS encoding type II toxin-antitoxin system HicB family antitoxin, whose translation MKIFTAIIEKDFDTNLYVGYIPGFPGAHSQGETLDELQENLREVIEMLLEDDALLIETEFIGTQQIVIR comes from the coding sequence ATGAAAATATTTACTGCTATAATCGAAAAAGATTTTGATACCAATCTTTACGTTGGTTATATTCCTGGGTTTCCTGGCGCACATTCCCAGGGAGAAACATTGGATGAGTTACAGGAGAATCTGCGTGAGGTAATTGAGATGCTCCTAGAAGATGATGCTCTCCTTATTGAGACAGAGTTTATAGGGACACAACAGATTGTGATCCGATAA
- a CDS encoding Uma2 family endonuclease yields the protein MRSPLPLLTVENYLNAEANSQTRHEYVGGYVFAMAGASEEHNIIAGNILALLRPHLRGSSCRVFVSDMKVKVQDDIFYYPDLLVTCNPQDNHRYFKTQPSLIIEVLSESTETTDRREKLMNYQTLDSLKEYVLVSQNQMQVEVYRQDDQGNWTIQILGQKDDLILESVGLTLTMAQIYEDVFNNQN from the coding sequence ATGCGATCGCCTTTACCCCTATTGACCGTTGAAAACTATCTAAACGCCGAAGCTAACAGTCAAACTCGCCATGAATATGTTGGTGGCTATGTCTTTGCGATGGCGGGTGCAAGTGAGGAACATAATATTATTGCAGGAAATATTTTGGCTTTATTGCGTCCTCATCTGCGGGGAAGTTCTTGTCGGGTGTTTGTGTCGGATATGAAAGTTAAAGTTCAAGACGATATTTTCTATTATCCTGACTTACTGGTCACTTGTAACCCCCAAGATAATCACAGATATTTCAAAACTCAACCTAGTTTAATTATAGAAGTTCTTTCAGAAAGTACAGAAACCACCGATAGACGGGAAAAATTAATGAACTATCAAACCCTAGACAGTTTAAAAGAATATGTTTTAGTCTCCCAAAATCAAATGCAAGTGGAAGTTTATCGTCAAGATGATCAAGGAAATTGGACAATCCAAATTTTAGGACAAAAAGACGATTTAATCTTAGAATCTGTGGGGTTAACGCTGACAATGGCGCAAATTTATGAAGATGTATTTAATAATCAAAATTAG
- the chlP gene encoding geranylgeranyl reductase yields the protein MTLRVAVVGSGPAGSSAAETLVKAGIETYLFERKLDNAKPCGGAIPLCMVSEFDLPAHVIDRRVRKMKMISPSNREVDIFIEKEDEYIGMCRREILDGFMRDRAVSLGTILINGTVHQLEIPKTSSEPYVIHYHDHATAEGGVGTPRTLEVDVVIGADGANSRIAKAIDAGDYNYAIAFQERIRIPEDKMAYYEDRAEMYVGNDVSPDFYAWVFPKYDHVAVGTGTMKPNQAMIKQLQAGIRARAANRIEGGKIIKVEAHPIPEHPRPRRVVGRVALVGDAAGTVTKSSGEGIYFAAKSGRMCAETIVERSNSGQRIPTEADLKEYIKLWDKKYGITYLVLDILQRVFYRTDATREAFVEMCADRDVQKLTFDSYLYKTVVPANPLIQMKITAKTLGSLLRGSALAP from the coding sequence TTGACACTACGGGTTGCTGTTGTTGGTTCTGGCCCTGCGGGTTCTTCCGCAGCCGAGACGCTAGTGAAAGCAGGCATTGAAACCTACCTGTTTGAACGTAAGCTGGATAACGCCAAACCCTGTGGTGGGGCGATCCCGCTTTGTATGGTGAGTGAGTTTGACTTACCTGCTCATGTCATTGATCGGCGGGTGAGAAAAATGAAAATGATCTCTCCCTCGAACCGTGAGGTTGATATTTTCATTGAAAAAGAAGACGAATATATTGGAATGTGCCGTCGGGAAATTCTCGATGGGTTTATGCGCGATCGCGCCGTCTCTCTAGGGACAATTTTAATAAATGGTACTGTTCATCAATTAGAAATTCCTAAAACCAGTTCCGAGCCTTATGTGATTCATTATCATGACCATGCAACGGCTGAAGGTGGCGTCGGTACACCCAGAACCCTAGAAGTGGATGTGGTGATCGGGGCTGATGGAGCTAACTCCCGCATTGCTAAAGCCATTGATGCTGGGGATTATAATTATGCGATCGCCTTCCAAGAACGCATCCGTATCCCCGAAGATAAAATGGCCTATTATGAAGATCGGGCGGAAATGTACGTTGGAAACGACGTTTCCCCAGACTTCTACGCCTGGGTATTCCCCAAATATGATCACGTTGCGGTGGGTACTGGGACAATGAAACCCAACCAAGCCATGATCAAACAATTGCAAGCGGGAATTCGCGCCCGGGCAGCGAACCGCATCGAAGGCGGTAAAATTATTAAAGTCGAAGCTCACCCCATTCCCGAACATCCCCGTCCTCGTCGGGTTGTGGGACGAGTGGCTTTAGTCGGAGATGCCGCCGGAACAGTTACGAAGTCCTCTGGAGAAGGCATCTATTTCGCCGCCAAGTCGGGCCGGATGTGTGCCGAAACCATTGTGGAACGGAGTAATAGTGGTCAACGCATTCCCACAGAAGCGGATCTGAAGGAATATATCAAACTCTGGGATAAGAAATATGGGATTACTTATCTGGTGTTGGATATTCTGCAACGAGTCTTCTATCGCACGGATGCGACCCGTGAAGCCTTTGTGGAAATGTGTGCGGATAGGGATGTTCAGAAGTTAACCTTTGATAGCTATCTGTACAAAACCGTCGTTCCAGCAAACCCTCTAATTCAGATGAAGATTACAGCAAAAACCCTGGGGAGTTTGTTACGCGGAAGTGCGTTAGCACCGTAA
- a CDS encoding dynamin family protein, which produces MNTPLSPQCQNLQHQVEGLVKLLHQEPSLRQQDITAVRASLNKVISPKFEIVFAGAFSAGKSMLINALLERELLYSAEGHATGTECYIDYAEPDQERVVLTFLSEAEIREQVAALCQLLGLSSNVNINRNDVIDLLLEGCDKIIQQEGGVNKSERAKQAKALDLLMKGFVENRDRIHTLNNATYSMEQFNFSNLKEAASYARRGSNSAVLKRIEYYCYHPLLQDGNVIIDTPGIDAPVEKDAQLTYQKIENPDTSAVVCVLKPASAGEMTIEETELLERIRQNPSIRDRVFYVFNRIDETWYNAQLRQRLDNLIYSDFQDTTRVYKTSGLLGFYGSQIKSTTGRDRFGLDSIFAESIKGFGGEEETPQFVYAFNNYCGSSRKLPLQFRVTINGYESPNQNYVRILADWGQPLIDQLIKDSGIEDFRTAITYYLTQEKRPQLFKNLADDLEDICIPLRKYYESIQRELDSQPREIESMKAQELQLLNQQLQEAGQEFRDHIAEEVNRIITSKCDGFEQDFNQLQSRMVRRLDELLDSFSVKEAYSRATFSHPRNATAPLLAVLVEALYYLANQLEDILVEAVQSVNAGFFRRLVERVRKTEYYRKLNRLLGNDGGIELRLKRLEEEVNQALVAMAKTECDRYVRESPNFYDERTFSIYQFRQTLLQTSSSYDIKAMLDAEPAIRQLLKLDLEPKVAETINQTFRQTVNQTLKTQLLPMTEIQGEEIMQQYSQARAYLENTLEQEAEEKIKTNARFQSEVNQKIEEYNQFVSAINSCLQSMQLFEHLLPTISNSNISDERLDF; this is translated from the coding sequence ATGAATACTCCACTCTCACCTCAGTGCCAAAATCTACAACATCAGGTTGAAGGCTTAGTCAAACTTCTGCATCAAGAACCGTCCCTGCGACAACAGGATATTACGGCGGTGCGTGCATCTTTGAATAAAGTAATCTCCCCCAAGTTTGAAATTGTGTTTGCGGGGGCGTTTAGTGCTGGAAAATCGATGTTAATTAATGCCCTTTTAGAACGGGAATTATTATATAGTGCAGAGGGACACGCCACCGGAACGGAATGTTATATTGACTATGCGGAACCGGATCAAGAACGGGTGGTTTTAACCTTTTTAAGTGAAGCCGAAATTCGGGAACAAGTCGCGGCTTTATGTCAGCTTTTGGGCTTAAGTTCTAATGTTAATATTAATCGCAATGATGTGATTGATTTACTTTTAGAAGGCTGTGACAAAATTATTCAGCAAGAAGGAGGGGTTAATAAATCTGAACGCGCCAAACAAGCCAAAGCGTTAGATTTATTAATGAAAGGGTTTGTGGAAAACCGCGATCGCATTCACACCCTAAACAACGCCACCTATTCGATGGAACAGTTCAACTTTTCTAACCTCAAAGAAGCCGCCAGTTATGCCCGTCGAGGCAGTAATAGCGCGGTCTTAAAACGGATTGAATACTATTGCTATCATCCCCTATTACAAGATGGAAATGTCATTATTGACACCCCTGGAATTGATGCGCCTGTAGAGAAAGATGCTCAATTAACTTATCAGAAAATTGAGAATCCCGATACCTCGGCGGTGGTCTGTGTTTTAAAACCAGCATCGGCGGGAGAAATGACAATAGAAGAGACAGAACTCTTAGAACGAATTCGTCAAAATCCCAGTATCCGCGATCGCGTTTTTTATGTGTTTAATCGCATTGATGAAACCTGGTACAATGCCCAACTGCGTCAACGGTTAGATAACTTAATTTATTCAGACTTTCAGGATACCACCAGAGTCTATAAAACCAGTGGATTATTAGGGTTTTATGGAAGTCAAATTAAATCAACAACGGGACGCGATCGCTTTGGGTTAGATAGTATTTTTGCTGAAAGTATTAAAGGATTTGGGGGAGAAGAAGAAACCCCTCAATTTGTCTATGCTTTTAATAACTATTGTGGTAGTTCTCGTAAACTTCCGCTCCAATTTCGAGTCACCATTAATGGCTATGAATCTCCCAACCAAAACTATGTGAGAATTTTAGCAGATTGGGGACAACCCCTGATTGATCAGTTAATTAAAGATAGCGGAATTGAAGATTTTCGTACCGCCATTACTTACTATTTAACCCAAGAAAAACGTCCCCAACTGTTTAAAAATCTAGCCGATGATTTAGAAGATATTTGTATTCCCCTGCGGAAGTATTACGAATCAATTCAACGGGAATTAGACAGTCAACCCCGTGAAATTGAATCGATGAAAGCCCAGGAATTACAACTGCTGAATCAACAATTGCAAGAAGCCGGACAGGAATTTCGAGATCATATTGCGGAAGAAGTGAATCGAATTATTACCAGTAAATGTGATGGGTTTGAGCAGGATTTTAATCAATTACAATCTCGGATGGTGAGGCGTTTAGATGAATTATTAGATAGTTTTTCTGTAAAAGAAGCCTATAGTCGTGCGACCTTCAGCCATCCTCGGAATGCAACTGCGCCGTTATTAGCGGTTTTAGTGGAAGCATTGTATTATTTAGCGAACCAATTAGAGGATATTTTAGTAGAGGCGGTTCAATCTGTAAATGCGGGGTTTTTCCGTCGTTTAGTTGAACGAGTTCGTAAGACTGAATATTATCGCAAACTCAATCGTTTATTAGGGAATGATGGGGGAATAGAACTGCGGTTAAAACGGTTAGAAGAAGAGGTTAACCAAGCGTTAGTTGCGATGGCTAAAACGGAATGCGATCGCTATGTACGAGAAAGTCCCAACTTCTATGATGAACGAACCTTTTCAATTTATCAATTTCGCCAAACTTTATTACAAACCTCATCCAGTTATGATATTAAAGCAATGCTCGATGCAGAACCCGCTATTCGTCAATTGTTGAAGTTAGATTTAGAACCTAAAGTTGCAGAAACTATCAATCAAACCTTCCGCCAAACGGTTAACCAAACCCTGAAAACTCAATTATTACCGATGACGGAAATTCAAGGGGAAGAAATTATGCAGCAATACAGTCAAGCGCGAGCTTATTTAGAGAATACCTTGGAACAGGAAGCGGAGGAGAAAATCAAAACGAATGCTCGATTTCAGTCTGAAGTTAACCAAAAAATTGAGGAATACAATCAATTTGTTTCAGCGATTAATAGTTGTTTACAGTCAATGCAACTATTTGAACATCTATTACCAACCATCTCTAATTCTAACATTAGTGATGAGCGTTTAGACTTCTAA